A genomic window from Equus caballus isolate H_3958 breed thoroughbred chromosome 5, TB-T2T, whole genome shotgun sequence includes:
- the GNAT2 gene encoding guanine nucleotide-binding protein G(t) subunit alpha-2, whose translation MGSGASAEDKELAKRSKELEKKLQEDADKEAKTVKLLLLGAGESGKSTIVKQMKIIHQDGYSPEECLEYKAIIYGNVLQSILAIIRAMSTLGIDYAEPSCADDGRQLNNLADSIEEGTMPPELVEVIRKLWKDGGVQACFDRAAEYQLNDSASYYLNQLDRITAPDYLPNEQDVLRSRVKTTGIIETKFSVKDLNFRMFDVGGQRSERKKWIHCFEGVTCIIFCAALSAYDMVLVEDDEVNRMHESLHLFNSICNHKFFAATSIVLFLNKKDLFEEKIKKVHLSICFPEYDGNNSYEDAGNYIKSQFLDLNMRKDVKEIYSHMTCATDTQNVKFVFDAVTDIIIKENLKDCGLF comes from the exons ATGGGGAGTGGAGCCAGTGCTGAGGACAAAGAACTGGCCAAGAGGTCCAAGGAGCTAGAAAAGAAGCTGCAGGAGGATgctgacaaggaagccaagaccGTCAAGCTGCTATTGCTGG GTGCTGGGGAGTCAGGAAAGAGCACTATCGTCAAACAGATGAA GATCATTCATCAAGATGGCTATTCGCCAGAAGAATGCCTGGAGTACAAGGCCATCATCTATGGGAATGTGCTGCAGTCTATCCTGGCTATCATCCgggccatgtccacactgggCATTGACTATGCTGAACCAAGCTGTGCG GATGATGGGCGACAGCTCAACAACCTGGCTGACTCCATTGAGGAGGGCACCATGCCTCCTGAGCTGGTGGAGGTCATCAGGAAGTTGTGGAAGGATGGTGGGGTGCAAGCCTGCTTCGACAGAGCTGCAGAGTACCAGCTCAATGACTCGGCATCTTA CTACCTGAACCAATTAGACCGAATTACAGCCCCTGACTACCTCCCTAATGAGCAAGATGTGCTACGATCCAGAGTCAAAACCACAGGCATCATTGAGACCAAGTTTTCTGTCAAAGACTTGAACTTCAG GATGTTTGATGTGGGAGGGCAGAGatcagagagaaagaagtggaTCCACTGCTTTGAGGGGGTCACTTGCATCATTTTCTGTGCAGCCCTCAGTGCCTATGATATGGTGCTGGTGGAAGATGACGAAGTG AATCGTATGCATGAATCCTTGCACCTGTTCAACAGCATATGCAACCACAAGTTCTTTGCAGCTACTTCCATTGTCCTCTTTCTCAACAAGAAGGACCTCTTTgaggaaaaaatcaagaaagtcCATCTCAGCATTTGCTTTCCAGAATATGACG GGAACAACTCTTATGAGGATGCAGGGAACTATATCAAGAGTCAGTTCCTTGACCTCAACATGAGAAAAGATGTCAAAGAAATCTACAGCCACATGACCTGTGCTACAGACACGCAGAACGTCAAATTTGTATTTGACGCAGTTACAGATATTATCATCAAAGAAAACCTCAAGGACTGTGGACTCTTCTAA